GGGTATGATCAACAGCGGCATTCAATACAGATCGGTGATCGAGGGCGGTAAAATGGTCGGGTACCAGGCGGATATCGGCACCGGTTACTGGGGCGATATCTACGACGAGCACCGGCGCGGCAAGCTGATCGGCGGGGACCTGAAAACGCTAAGCCACGTTTTGAAAGAAAACGGCTGGAACACGTACATCATCCGCTGCAAAGGCAACCGGCACGAGCTATATATCAATGGTGTCAAAACCTGCGATTACACCGAGCAAGACCAGAAAATGCCCCAAAAGGGCGTGATAGCAGTACAAATACACAGCGGCGGCGTAGCCCAGGTCGAATTTAAAGACCTGGTGCTCACCGAGCTATGACAAAATCAGACCTAGTAACAGTAAATCCATTCATTTATGAGGCTTGAAAAAATCGCTGCGATATTCGTGGTCATGGTGGCGCTCGGTCTGCCCGACAGCAGCCAGGCGCAGAAAAGAGATAAAACGCAATCGGTAAGAACCAAAGTTAACACCCCCGAGCAGGAAATGGCCGGCTTCAAGCTTGCTCCCGGTTTTGTGATCGAGCTGGTTGCCAGCGAACGCGACAGCATCATCAACCCCGTCGACCTGAC
This Dyadobacter sp. UC 10 DNA region includes the following protein-coding sequences:
- a CDS encoding 3-keto-disaccharide hydrolase, whose amino-acid sequence is MSLLKNKSLLLQLVLACICCNVSGQSAKKTVSLFDGKTLTGWKTIEPAEMKLWTAADSSLKSGDGKNKIEANRYLFTTKEYGDFEFRCLFRLTGDPKTGMINSGIQYRSVIEGGKMVGYQADIGTGYWGDIYDEHRRGKLIGGDLKTLSHVLKENGWNTYIIRCKGNRHELYINGVKTCDYTEQDQKMPQKGVIAVQIHSGGVAQVEFKDLVLTEL